In Aegilops tauschii subsp. strangulata cultivar AL8/78 chromosome 3, Aet v6.0, whole genome shotgun sequence, one genomic interval encodes:
- the LOC109741138 gene encoding uncharacterized protein → MDPPHPPHDHRLHLRLDPGHHHRIHVHLRHHAAHLLPAAAPCAHHHHHHTSVPLPRPHPLPHPPAAAEGPLPGPQGEAARDAEEPAPQAERGEEVYLGQEGWAEEEEEPVFVLTEEWAEFFAKADAKRRLAKQQRKNRKK, encoded by the exons ATGGATCCGCCGCACCCTCCGCACGACCACCGGCTCCACCTCCGCCTCGACCCCGGCCACCACCACCGCATCCACGTCCACCTCCGCCACCACGCCGCCCacctcctccccgccgccgctccctgtgcccaccaccaccaccaccacacatCGGTTCCTCTTCCTCGTCCCCACCCGCTTCCCCACCCACCGGCCGCGGCGGAAGGACCACTCCCCGGGCCGCAGGGAGAGGCGGCGAGGGACGCGGAGGAGCCGGCGCCGCAGGCGGAGCGAGGAGAGGAAGTTTACCTCGGGCAGGAAGGGtgggcagaggaggaggaggagccggtgTTCGTCCTGACGGAGGAGTGGGCCGAGTTCTTCGCCAAGGCCGACGCCAAGAGGAGGCTGG CCAAGCAGCAGAGGAAGAACCGGAAGAAATAG